CCAGTTCGTCCTGGTTGGTGACGCCGACGTTGAAGTCGCCGTCGGTGGCCAGGATGACGCGGTTGATGCCGCCGTTGATGAAGTTGGACGCGGCCTGGGAATAGGCGAGCTGGATCCCCGCCCCGCCGTTGGTCGAGCCGCCGGCCTTAAGCTCCTCGATCCGGGCCAGGATCTCCGCCTTCTTCAGGCACGAAGTCGACGGCAGGACCAGTCCGGACGCCCCGGCGTAGACGACGATCGCCACCCGGTCGTTTTCGCCCAACTGCTCGACGAGCTTCTGGAGGCCCCACTGCACCAGCGGCAGCTTGTTAGGCTGATCCATCGAGCCTGAGACGTCGACCAGGAAGATGAGGTTGCTGGGCTTCCGAGCCGCCTGCCCCAGCGGCTTGCCGGCGATCCCGATCCGGGCCAGTCGGTGGCCGCCGTTCCACGGGCAGCGGGCGGTCTCGACGTGGATCGCGAACGGGTCCGGGCTGTTGGCGGCCGGCGGAGCGTCCTGATAGGGGAAGTAGTTGAGCAGTTCCTCGATCCGAACCTCGTCCCGAGCCGGCAACTGATTCTGCTGAAGCAGAGAGCGGCGGACGATCGAGTACGAGGCAGTGTCAACGTCGATGGCGAAGGTCGAAGCCGCCTCCTGGCTCGTCAGAACGAACGGGTTCTCCTCGACGACAGGCTCGGGCTCAGACTGTGCGGCCGGGGCGTCCGCGAGTTGCTCGTGGTCACGGACCTGGACCGACGGATCGACGGCCTGCAGTTGCTGCATGACCTCAGACTCTTTCTGGACCCCTGGCTGGCCTGCGGCAAGGGCCGAGGGCACCTGGCCGGGTTGTTGATCAGACTGCTGATCTCGACCGGCTTGCTGGCCCTGCTGCTGACCTTGGCCTTGCTGTCCTTGCTGCTGGGCTTGAGCCTGGCCTCGCTGCCCCTGTTCACCAGCCTGGAGCTGATCCTTGCCGCCCTGCTGGTTCTTCCGGTCTGACCCTTGGAGCCCCGGGATCTGGCCGGCGTCGAACGCGAGGGACTTGTCGGACAACTCCTTGACGGCCATCGAGTCCGACTTCGCTCTCGATGAGGCCGCTGAGAGCGACTCCTGGGACGGCTTGGCTTCGGAAAGTCGGACGTCCGCCTCCGGCTTGATCCCCAGCGCCACCGCGGGGCCAGTCGAGGCGGCCGCGGCTTCACCCCGAGGCTGTGAAACACGCCCTCGGAGCTTCTCCAACTCCTCAGCCTCTTGCTTCATTGGGGATAGGGACCGAGTCGAGTTCTGAGCGAGCGCTAGATCCGAACGCCCGAACGATTCCTGAGTCTGTCCAAGGCTCTTCTGCTCTGGGACAAGGCCCCGTTGATTTGCAGGCTGCTGTCCAGGCTCCCCAGGGTTCGATGCCTGCGCCTCGCGGCCGATAGCGGGCCGACCGCTGGCAAGTCGATTCGCCCGTCTCGCTTCCGACGTGGGGTTCCTCATTGCGATAGGCGCCTGTGGAGGTCCACCAGCCAATCCCGGTCCCGCCATGCCGCCCATCATTCCGGGTCCGATCATGCCGCCCATTCCGCCCATCGATTTCGATGCGTCGCCAGGAGAACCCGGTGTGGCATCGACGAGCTTTCCGTAACGGGGAGCCACAGACGGCCTCGCCGCGGACGCCGAACCGAAGCGTACGTCACTCGGCTGAGAGGCCGCGGGCGGAGCCGGATTGGAGGCGAGAGACGACATTTCGTCGCTCGGCCCAGGATTCGCCATGCGGGCGCGAGTCGCATCGGGGGTCGGCCCAGGATCCCTGGTACGGACATGAGTCGCACGCGGTTGAACTTCTTGAACTTTCCACGCCGCGTAGCGGGCCGTCAGTTCCGGCTGCATCGTCGGCCACAGAACGCCGATCGTCACGGCGACCATCACCGTCGCGGCGAGCGAGAGGACGGCCGGCGATCTCCAAAACGGTCGCGGCTTGCGGGTCGGCTCGTCCGCGGCGACAAGGCGCGGAGCGGTCGAGACAGCCGGCGCGAAGTCGGCGGTCTCGCGGGTTTGCTCGTCGTGGAGTTGTTCGGTCAGCCAGCTTGCGGTCAGGCGGATCTGTTCGACCTCGCGGGCCAGGTCGGGGTGATCGGCCAGGAGTCGTTCGATGGTATTCTTCTCGGCCTCGTCCAGTTCGCCGAGGGCGAAGGCGGTGAGCCGGGGGTCGTCGATGTCGAAGCTCATCTTCGGTCTCTCCTTTCTGGGCTCGCGGTTCAGGCGCCCGCCTCGGCGGGCTGGCCGTCGAACAGGCGGCTCCGGAGGGTCTTGATCCCGGCGTGGATCAGATAGCCGACGTTGGAAACGCTATGGCCGCTGATCCGGCTGATCTCCTGGTAAGAGAAACCGTTCTGAAACTTCAGACGAATGACCTCGCGTTGATTGGGGGGCAGCGTGTCCAGCAACGTGAGGACTCTCGCCCCCATGTCGTGGCGCTCGGCGACGTCGTGCGGCCCTGGGGTCGGGCTCAGGCAGCGGTCGACTTGCTCGTCGTGCAATCGTGTCATGCGATGCTCCTTCCGCAGGACGTCCAGCGCGCGATTGCGGCAGACTGTGAACAGCCATTCGGCCAGATGGCCGTC
The nucleotide sequence above comes from Paludisphaera rhizosphaerae. Encoded proteins:
- a CDS encoding RNA polymerase sigma factor, with protein sequence MAGEPDPQGDAWVRDAVSRYEGPLTLYARRLLNDSEAARDVVQDVFLRLCARPRSEVDGHLAEWLFTVCRNRALDVLRKEHRMTRLHDEQVDRCLSPTPGPHDVAERHDMGARVLTLLDTLPPNQREVIRLKFQNGFSYQEISRISGHSVSNVGYLIHAGIKTLRSRLFDGQPAEAGA
- a CDS encoding vWA domain-containing protein; protein product: MQQLQAVDPSVQVRDHEQLADAPAAQSEPEPVVEENPFVLTSQEAASTFAIDVDTASYSIVRRSLLQQNQLPARDEVRIEELLNYFPYQDAPPAANSPDPFAIHVETARCPWNGGHRLARIGIAGKPLGQAARKPSNLIFLVDVSGSMDQPNKLPLVQWGLQKLVEQLGENDRVAIVVYAGASGLVLPSTSCLKKAEILARIEELKAGGSTNGGAGIQLAYSQAASNFINGGINRVILATDGDFNVGVTNQDELVQQVESKAKGAQPIFLTVLGFGMDNLKDGTLEKLADKGNGHYAYIDQPEEAHKVLVEEMGATLDVIAKDVKIQVEFKPELVKAYRLIGYENRVMPNQDFANDQKDGGEVGAGHHVTALYEIVPAEAPAKPTAGAMSPDSFTVRIRYKKPEGNVSALIERPVADRGLDYSEASDDFKFASSVAGFGMLLRHSPSVGSLTYSAVIELASPTLAHDPSGYRSEFMRMVQKARELSAPNVR